The following proteins come from a genomic window of Populus nigra chromosome 6, ddPopNigr1.1, whole genome shotgun sequence:
- the LOC133696190 gene encoding uncharacterized protein At5g19025-like yields the protein MHHLLLLFFFTMPSSSSFTPKPHKSSSSNTANTNSNPNSTSLLCKHSPSATLDLLILILVLFSGTFLLTSYFSYIFNSLSLLLSNTSLSLHFPPFSYILGFFSLFILSILFFEFCCGPRSRKCHQPGCKGFKKAIEFDLQLQTEDCLKSTAANDVDKLPWKGGTVSNPDYECLRAELRKMAPPNGRAVLLFRSKCGCPVAKLEGWGPKRGRRHKRALASVAANGGDHR from the coding sequence ATGCaccatctcctcctcctcttcttcttcaccatgccctcttcttcttccttcacaCCAAAACCCCACAAATCTTCATCTTCAAACACTGCAAACACGAACTCCAATCCAAATTCAACCTCCCTCCTCTGCAAACACTCTCCATCTGCAACTCTCGACCTTCTCATCCTAATCTTAGTCCTTTTCTCCGGCACTTTCCTCTTAACCTCTTACTTCTCTTACATCTTTAACTCcctttctctccttctctctaaCACCTCTCTTTCCCTTCACTTCCCTCCTTTTTCTTACATTCTTggcttcttctctctttttattctctCCATCCTTTTCTTTGAGTTCTGCTGTGGACCCAGATCTCGAAAGTGTCACCAACCTGGCTGTAAAGGCTTCAAGAAAGCGATTGAGTTTGATTTGCAATTGCAGACTGAAGATTGTCTTAAATCCACTGCTGCTAATGACGTTGATAAGTTGCCTTGGAAAGGTGGGACTGTATCTAATCCTGATTATGAGTGTTTGAGAGCTGAATTGAGGAAGATGGCTCCGCCTAATGGGAGGGCTGTTTTGCTTTTTCGTTCTAAGTGTGGTTGCCCTGTTGCTAAGCTGGAAGGATGGGGGCCTAAACGTGGTCGCCGGCATAAAAG